A region of Jannaschia sp. W003 DNA encodes the following proteins:
- the ilvC gene encoding ketol-acid reductoisomerase, whose translation MRVYYDRDCDVNLVKDMKVAILGYGSQGHAHALNLRDSGAKNVVVALREGSPSRAKAEGEGLKVMGIEEAAAWCDLIMFTMPDELQAETYRRYVHDNLRDGAAIAFAHGLNVHFGLIEPKAGVDVIMMAPKGPGHTVRGEYQKGGGVPCLVAVHQDASGKALEIGLSYCSAIGGGRSGIIETNFREECETDLFGEQAVLCGGLVELIRMGFETLVEAGYEPEMAYFECLHEVKLIVDLIYEGGIANMNYSISNTAEYGEYVSGPRILPYDETKARMKAVLRDIQTGKFVRDFMQENSVGQPSFKATRRLNDEHQIERVGEKLREMMPWISDGKMVDKARN comes from the coding sequence ATGCGCGTTTACTACGACCGCGATTGCGACGTGAACCTCGTCAAGGACATGAAGGTCGCCATCCTCGGCTACGGCAGCCAGGGCCACGCCCACGCGCTGAACCTGCGCGACTCGGGTGCCAAGAACGTGGTCGTGGCGCTGCGCGAGGGCTCGCCGAGCCGCGCCAAGGCCGAGGGCGAGGGCCTCAAGGTCATGGGCATCGAGGAGGCCGCGGCCTGGTGCGACCTGATCATGTTCACCATGCCCGACGAGCTGCAGGCCGAGACCTACCGGAGATATGTCCACGACAACCTGCGCGACGGCGCCGCGATCGCCTTCGCCCACGGGCTCAACGTGCATTTCGGCCTGATCGAGCCGAAGGCAGGCGTCGACGTCATCATGATGGCGCCCAAGGGCCCCGGCCACACGGTGCGCGGCGAGTACCAGAAGGGCGGCGGCGTGCCCTGCCTCGTGGCCGTCCATCAGGACGCGAGCGGCAAGGCGTTGGAGATCGGCCTGTCCTACTGCTCGGCCATCGGCGGCGGCCGCTCGGGCATCATCGAGACCAACTTCCGCGAGGAGTGCGAGACCGACCTCTTCGGCGAGCAGGCGGTGCTCTGCGGCGGTCTGGTGGAGCTGATCCGCATGGGCTTCGAGACGCTGGTCGAGGCGGGCTACGAGCCCGAGATGGCCTATTTCGAGTGCCTGCACGAGGTTAAGCTGATCGTGGACCTGATCTACGAGGGCGGCATCGCCAACATGAACTACTCGATCTCGAACACCGCCGAGTACGGCGAGTACGTCTCCGGCCCCCGCATCCTGCCCTACGACGAGACCAAGGCGCGGATGAAGGCGGTGCTGCGCGACATCCAGACCGGCAAGTTCGTGCGCGACTTCATGCAGGAGAACAGCGTCGGCCAGCCCTCGTTCAAGGCCACCCGCCGCCTCAACGACGAGCACCAGATCGAGCGCGTCGGCGAGAAGCTCCGCGAGATGATGCCGTGGATCTCGGACGGCAAGATGGTGGACAAGGCGCGGAACTGA
- a CDS encoding DMT family transporter, translating into MVTTDAPVSAPTRANYLSVLALGLIWGGTFMVVKIALGGYGPVTVAAARTTLGAVALAGLAALMGRPLPRPSRSLALFVVLIGIATAALPFFLLSWGQQHVPSAFAGLTMAVLPLFVLPLAHWLVPGDRLTWRKAGGFAMGLLGAAILLGPGTLAAAGGDLEALGRLACLAATVCYAAGSILTRRCPPVDGIWLGALTLIVGAAILVPAMLVVEGVPGGAPPGVAAAIVFLGLVPTALAALLRVEVIRSAGPSFMTLVNYQVPVWSMVFGWLVLSEALPGRFFLALALILGGLAASQWRTLRALF; encoded by the coding sequence ATGGTCACCACCGACGCTCCCGTCTCCGCGCCCACCCGCGCCAACTACCTCTCCGTGCTGGCCCTCGGGCTGATCTGGGGCGGCACGTTCATGGTCGTGAAGATCGCCCTCGGCGGCTATGGGCCCGTCACGGTGGCCGCCGCGCGCACCACGCTCGGCGCCGTGGCGCTCGCCGGTCTCGCAGCCCTCATGGGGCGCCCCCTGCCCCGGCCCTCGCGCTCCCTGGCCCTGTTCGTGGTGCTGATCGGGATCGCCACCGCCGCCCTGCCCTTCTTCCTGCTCTCCTGGGGCCAGCAGCACGTTCCTTCCGCCTTCGCGGGCCTCACGATGGCGGTCCTGCCCCTGTTCGTGCTGCCCCTCGCGCACTGGCTGGTGCCCGGCGACCGGCTGACCTGGCGAAAGGCGGGGGGCTTCGCGATGGGCCTCCTGGGCGCCGCCATCCTGCTCGGCCCGGGCACGCTGGCGGCGGCCGGGGGCGACCTCGAGGCGCTGGGCCGGCTGGCCTGCCTCGCGGCCACGGTCTGCTACGCCGCGGGCTCGATCCTGACCCGCCGCTGCCCGCCCGTGGACGGCATCTGGCTCGGCGCGCTGACGCTGATCGTGGGCGCCGCGATCCTGGTCCCGGCGATGCTGGTGGTCGAAGGCGTGCCCGGCGGCGCCCCCCCGGGCGTGGCCGCGGCGATCGTGTTCCTTGGGCTGGTGCCCACGGCGCTGGCCGCGCTCCTGCGGGTCGAGGTGATCCGCTCGGCCGGCCCCAGCTTCATGACGCTGGTGAACTACCAGGTGCCCGTCTGGTCCATGGTGTTCGGCTGGCTGGTCCTGTCCGAGGCCCTGCCCGGCCGCTTCTTCCTCGCCCTCGCGCTGATCCTCGGCGGCCTGGCGGCGAGCCAGTGGCGGACCCTGCGGGCGCTCTTCTAG
- the glmM gene encoding phosphoglucosamine mutase, with protein MGLFGTDGVRGRANQGNMTAETALRLGAAAGRYFRREGANQRHRVVIGKDTRLSCYMLENALTAGLTSTGMNVLLMGPVPTPAVGLLARSMRADLGVMISASHNPAEDNGIKFFGPDGFKLSDEAEAEIERLVEEGVAPAQAANIGRATRIEDGRGRYVEYVKTTIPAGMSLEGLRIVVDCANGAAYRAAPTVLAELGAEVIPIGIAPDGANINRLCGSTHTEACAEAVVAHRADLGISLDGDADRVMLLDARGRVGDGDQIMALFAERWADEGRLQGPALVATVMSNLGLERFLNARGIVLHRTKVGDRHVVEAMRKGGFNLGGEQSGHIVMTDYATTGDGLIAGLQFAAEMVRTGATAEQLMHNFEPVPQKLENVVYEAGSQPLDAPAVKRAIADAEARLVGSGRLLIRASGTEPKIRVMAEAEDPDLLNAVIDEVADAVRGAAA; from the coding sequence ATGGGTCTTTTCGGCACCGACGGTGTGCGCGGGCGCGCCAACCAGGGCAACATGACCGCCGAGACGGCGCTGCGCCTCGGCGCCGCCGCGGGGCGCTACTTCCGCCGCGAGGGCGCGAACCAGCGGCACCGCGTGGTGATCGGCAAGGACACGCGCCTGTCGTGCTACATGCTCGAGAACGCGCTGACCGCCGGCCTGACCTCCACCGGCATGAACGTGCTGCTGATGGGCCCCGTGCCCACCCCCGCCGTGGGCCTGCTGGCCCGCTCCATGCGCGCCGACCTGGGCGTGATGATCTCCGCCTCGCACAACCCCGCCGAGGACAACGGCATCAAGTTCTTCGGCCCCGACGGCTTCAAGCTGTCCGACGAGGCCGAGGCCGAGATCGAGCGGCTGGTTGAGGAGGGCGTCGCCCCCGCGCAGGCCGCCAACATCGGCCGCGCCACCCGGATCGAGGACGGGCGCGGGCGCTACGTGGAGTACGTCAAGACGACCATCCCCGCCGGCATGTCGCTGGAAGGCCTCAGGATCGTGGTCGACTGCGCCAACGGCGCCGCCTACCGGGCCGCGCCCACGGTGCTGGCCGAGCTGGGCGCCGAGGTGATCCCGATCGGCATCGCCCCCGATGGCGCCAACATCAACCGCCTGTGCGGCTCGACCCACACCGAGGCCTGCGCCGAGGCGGTGGTCGCGCACCGGGCCGACCTGGGCATCTCGCTCGACGGCGACGCGGACCGGGTGATGCTGCTCGACGCGCGCGGCCGGGTGGGGGACGGCGATCAGATCATGGCCCTCTTCGCCGAGCGCTGGGCGGACGAGGGCCGCCTCCAGGGGCCGGCGCTTGTGGCCACGGTGATGTCGAACCTCGGGCTGGAGCGGTTCCTGAACGCCCGCGGCATCGTGCTCCACCGCACCAAGGTGGGCGACCGCCACGTGGTCGAGGCCATGCGCAAGGGCGGCTTCAACCTCGGCGGCGAGCAGTCGGGCCACATCGTGATGACCGACTACGCCACCACCGGCGACGGGCTGATCGCAGGCCTCCAGTTCGCGGCCGAGATGGTCCGCACCGGCGCCACCGCCGAGCAGCTGATGCACAACTTCGAGCCGGTGCCGCAGAAGCTTGAGAACGTGGTCTACGAGGCCGGCTCCCAGCCGCTCGACGCGCCCGCGGTGAAGCGGGCCATCGCCGACGCCGAGGCGCGGCTGGTGGGCAGCGGGCGGCTCCTGATCCGGGCCTCGGGCACGGAGCCCAAGATCCGCGTCATGGCCGAGGCCGAGGACCCCGACCTCCTGAACGCGGTGATCGACGAGGTGGCGGACGCGGTGCGCGGCGCCGCCGCCTAG
- the folP gene encoding dihydropteroate synthase, with protein sequence MTHALPIPGPEGLPLAGGPVRFAKARLLRRGRPPETVSAESLPDALLARLTAPRPPFAGLPHDRTRIMGILNVTPDSFSDGGRHFAPEAAARAAAAMEAADLVDVGAESTRPGAAPVEADEEWRRLAPVLEMLGGRRVSVDTRRAETARRAIGAGAAVVNDVSGGTFDPHMLRTVADSDAALCLMHGPFDPAVMQDAPRYDDVVLDVYDFLEARLGAARAAGIPDGRLMADPGIGFGKTEPHNLALLRALPLFHGLGVPILLGVSRKGFIGRVGAAPQSDRRMPGTLALTLDAVRKGVQWHRIHDVPEIAQGLALWRAVQEED encoded by the coding sequence ATGACCCACGCCCTGCCGATCCCCGGCCCCGAGGGCCTGCCCCTCGCCGGCGGCCCGGTGCGCTTCGCGAAGGCGCGCCTCCTGCGCCGCGGACGCCCGCCAGAGACGGTTTCCGCCGAGAGCCTGCCCGACGCCCTCCTCGCGCGCCTGACCGCGCCGCGCCCGCCCTTCGCCGGCCTCCCCCACGACCGGACGCGGATCATGGGCATCCTCAACGTCACGCCCGACAGCTTCTCGGACGGCGGGCGGCACTTCGCGCCCGAGGCCGCCGCCCGCGCCGCCGCCGCGATGGAGGCCGCGGACCTCGTGGACGTGGGCGCCGAGAGCACGCGCCCCGGCGCCGCCCCCGTGGAGGCGGACGAGGAGTGGCGCCGCCTCGCCCCCGTTCTGGAGATGCTGGGGGGCCGCCGCGTCAGCGTCGACACCCGCCGCGCCGAGACCGCGCGCCGCGCGATCGGCGCCGGGGCCGCGGTGGTCAACGACGTGTCGGGTGGCACCTTCGACCCCCATATGCTGCGAACCGTGGCGGACTCGGATGCCGCCCTGTGTCTGATGCACGGTCCCTTCGACCCGGCTGTCATGCAGGACGCGCCGCGCTACGACGACGTGGTGCTGGACGTGTACGACTTCCTCGAAGCCCGCCTGGGTGCGGCGCGGGCGGCGGGCATCCCGGACGGGCGCCTCATGGCCGACCCCGGCATCGGCTTCGGCAAGACCGAGCCGCACAACCTCGCGCTCCTGCGCGCGCTGCCCCTGTTCCACGGCCTCGGCGTGCCGATCCTGCTGGGCGTCTCGCGCAAGGGCTTCATCGGACGTGTCGGCGCCGCGCCACAGTCGGACCGCCGCATGCCCGGCACGCTGGCGCTGACGCTGGACGCCGTGCGCAAAGGGGTGCAATGGCACCGCATCCACGACGTTCCCGAGATCGCGCAAGGGCTTGCGCTGTGGCGGGCCGTCCAGGAGGAGGACTGA
- a CDS encoding dihydroneopterin aldolase, which produces MPHAADRIFLREHLREVEIGAFQEERGRLQRLRFEVVAEVRADAGAVASDDVDGILSYDTLLAAIDAELGAERLRLLETLAERIAARVLAHRRAERVSVRIEKLDRGPHVLGVEIERARGEAEAATGDAPPRPVVVLLDAGALDDAALGARLDALAERAPVLVLPVPAPGLPGAAHPAAQRRIDLLAYEVAGWQLAGRDPRCLVVSSRTELDHALRTRALTVWAPARMVRDATRPPEDVAPETLARWIATDLGAVAVET; this is translated from the coding sequence ATGCCCCACGCCGCCGATCGCATCTTCCTGCGCGAGCACCTGCGCGAGGTGGAGATCGGCGCCTTCCAGGAGGAGCGGGGCCGCCTCCAACGCCTGCGCTTCGAAGTGGTGGCCGAGGTGCGCGCGGACGCCGGCGCCGTGGCCTCCGACGACGTGGACGGCATCCTGAGCTACGACACCCTTCTGGCCGCCATCGACGCCGAGCTCGGCGCCGAGCGCCTGCGCCTCCTGGAGACGCTGGCCGAGCGCATCGCCGCCCGCGTGCTGGCGCACCGCCGCGCCGAGCGGGTGTCGGTGCGCATCGAGAAGCTCGACCGCGGGCCCCACGTCCTCGGCGTGGAGATCGAGCGCGCCCGGGGCGAGGCAGAGGCCGCCACCGGGGACGCGCCGCCGCGGCCCGTCGTCGTGCTGCTCGACGCCGGCGCGCTGGACGACGCGGCGCTGGGGGCGCGGCTGGACGCGCTGGCCGAACGCGCGCCCGTCCTCGTCCTGCCCGTGCCCGCGCCGGGGCTGCCCGGGGCCGCCCATCCGGCGGCGCAGCGGCGCATCGACCTTCTGGCCTACGAGGTGGCTGGCTGGCAGCTCGCCGGGCGCGACCCGCGCTGCCTCGTGGTGTCCTCGCGCACCGAGCTGGACCACGCGCTGCGCACCCGTGCGCTGACGGTCTGGGCGCCCGCGCGGATGGTGCGCGACGCGACCCGGCCGCCCGAGGACGTGGCGCCCGAGACGCTCGCGCGCTGGATCGCCACCGACCTCGGTGCGGTGGCGGTGGAAACATGA